A genomic window from Streptomyces sp. NBC_01429 includes:
- a CDS encoding condensation domain-containing protein: MRVTTMDRYEPAPGRIVEFVPSAATLAAADGAPVSPVPPSFNQRFHLATERPPGAPGHWLACAFDLPGPLDAEALRAAFEAWGKRHGTLRSGFRAGPSGTSGASGPSGGPERFMVASADYALVARDAGSCPSTDATRAWLTRRLGEACRPLGWPSYVFAAIERNSERPGERQNEGQDSETFTVLCGFDHSNADAYSLAIAVHELRELYAGTAASLPPVGSFVDHCAREGTSGGEVDVELLRGWAEFFAACGGTTPSFPLPLGLPAGQRAAQGTASRRLLGPDGADAFERACRTAGGSAFTGVLTAVALAARGLGSDSTLRLCTPLHTRYEERWTHAIGWFTTIAPLTVDVSDVPGVIEGIRATRTAFRRARELATLPVARVLPALPALGAAFRRDRDDVFMVSYVDYRRLPGAEHHTGSNAHHISGVTATDDAQFWFSRTHEGLFLRSRYPATPTAERTLRAFTAAVAVHLATPAWPEGRAARRGELREASRQ; the protein is encoded by the coding sequence ATGCGCGTCACCACCATGGACCGCTACGAGCCGGCGCCCGGCCGGATCGTGGAGTTCGTGCCGTCCGCCGCGACCCTGGCGGCGGCGGACGGGGCTCCGGTCTCGCCCGTACCGCCGTCGTTCAACCAGCGCTTCCATCTGGCGACGGAGCGTCCTCCCGGCGCTCCCGGACACTGGCTGGCCTGCGCCTTCGACCTGCCGGGGCCGCTCGACGCGGAGGCGTTGCGGGCGGCGTTCGAGGCGTGGGGGAAGCGGCACGGGACGCTGAGGAGCGGCTTCCGGGCCGGACCGTCCGGCACCTCCGGCGCGTCCGGCCCGTCCGGCGGTCCTGAGCGGTTCATGGTGGCCTCGGCCGACTACGCGCTGGTGGCCCGCGACGCGGGCTCCTGCCCGAGTACGGACGCGACCCGCGCCTGGCTGACGCGGCGGCTCGGGGAGGCGTGCCGGCCGCTGGGCTGGCCGTCGTACGTCTTCGCGGCGATCGAGCGGAACAGCGAACGGCCGGGCGAACGGCAAAACGAGGGCCAGGACTCGGAGACCTTCACGGTCCTCTGCGGCTTCGACCACAGCAACGCGGACGCGTATTCGCTGGCCATCGCCGTACACGAACTGCGGGAGCTGTACGCGGGGACCGCCGCGTCCCTCCCCCCGGTGGGCAGCTTCGTGGACCACTGCGCGCGGGAGGGGACGAGCGGGGGCGAGGTCGACGTCGAACTGCTGCGCGGCTGGGCCGAGTTCTTCGCCGCCTGCGGCGGCACCACCCCCTCGTTCCCGCTCCCCCTGGGGCTGCCGGCCGGGCAGCGGGCCGCGCAGGGCACCGCCAGCCGCCGGCTGCTGGGCCCGGACGGCGCGGACGCGTTCGAGCGCGCGTGCCGTACGGCCGGGGGCAGCGCCTTCACCGGAGTGCTCACCGCCGTGGCGCTCGCCGCGCGCGGCCTGGGATCGGACAGCACGCTCAGGCTCTGCACCCCCCTCCACACCCGGTACGAGGAGCGGTGGACGCACGCGATCGGCTGGTTCACCACCATCGCGCCGCTCACCGTGGACGTCTCGGACGTGCCGGGCGTCATCGAGGGCATCCGGGCCACCCGTACCGCGTTCCGGCGGGCCCGCGAACTGGCCACGCTGCCCGTCGCCCGCGTACTCCCCGCACTGCCCGCACTCGGCGCGGCCTTCCGCCGCGACCGGGACGACGTGTTCATGGTGTCGTACGTGGACTACCGCCGGCTTCCCGGCGCCGAGCACCACACCGGGTCGAACGCGCACCACATCAGCGGCGTGACCGCCACCGACGACGCGCAGTTCTGGTTCTCCCGCACCCACGAGGGCCTCTTCCTGCGCTCCCGCTACCCGGCCACCCCCACCGCCGAGCGAACCCTGCGCGCCTTCACCGCCGCGGTCGCGGTCCACCTGGCGACACCGGCGTGGCCGGAGGGCCGGGCCGCCAGGCGGGGGGAGCTTCGGGAGGCATCCCGGCAGTGA
- a CDS encoding DegT/DnrJ/EryC1/StrS family aminotransferase, whose translation MTKSPALLGGQPAVTAHGPHFDWPPIDETTRAKVAAQLDTAVSIPGRTGIVAQLEDALQEYFGVRHAVTTSSGTAALHAVYSAARIQAGDEVIVPAWTFHATASPLFHLRAVPVLCETGPDGNIDPARVEELITPSTRAIMVTHLWGRPADMPALRSIAEAHGLALLEDGSHAHGASYGGQKVGTFGLAGAFSLNGPKPLSGGEGGFVLTDDDDTYYRLVNFAHYSKRAKSEIPAGHPLAAYAVTGSGLKLRIHPLAAALAHDQLGRLDGYLIGRAEIADHLTTAFARIPGLAVTPMPDGVIPSWYGLTLTYHPEQLGGLGLKRFHQALIAEGAIEFDRPGSTCPMNQLPLYQSPAVLFPGHPGSHRRYGNGDFPVAEHAHAHTLKLPVWHREQDRPLAEQYVLAAVKVSEHYKELL comes from the coding sequence GTGACCAAGTCTCCCGCTCTGCTCGGCGGTCAGCCTGCGGTGACCGCCCACGGACCGCACTTCGACTGGCCGCCGATCGACGAAACCACCCGTGCCAAGGTCGCCGCCCAACTCGACACAGCGGTCTCCATCCCCGGCCGGACCGGCATCGTGGCCCAGTTGGAGGACGCTCTCCAGGAATACTTCGGCGTCCGCCACGCGGTCACCACCAGCTCCGGAACCGCCGCCCTGCACGCTGTCTACTCGGCCGCGCGGATCCAGGCGGGGGACGAGGTGATCGTGCCGGCCTGGACTTTCCATGCCACCGCCTCCCCGCTGTTCCACCTCCGCGCGGTTCCGGTTCTCTGCGAGACCGGCCCGGACGGCAACATCGACCCGGCTCGCGTCGAGGAGCTGATCACCCCGAGCACCCGGGCGATCATGGTGACTCATCTGTGGGGCAGGCCGGCCGACATGCCGGCCCTGCGGTCGATCGCCGAGGCGCACGGCCTGGCCCTGCTGGAGGACGGTTCGCACGCCCACGGCGCGTCGTACGGCGGGCAGAAAGTCGGCACGTTCGGCCTTGCCGGGGCCTTCTCCCTCAACGGCCCCAAGCCGCTCTCCGGCGGTGAGGGCGGCTTCGTCCTCACCGATGACGACGACACGTACTACCGGCTGGTGAACTTCGCCCACTACAGCAAGCGGGCCAAGTCCGAGATCCCGGCCGGGCACCCGCTGGCCGCCTACGCGGTCACCGGGTCCGGCCTCAAGCTCCGCATCCACCCGCTGGCCGCAGCTCTCGCGCACGACCAACTCGGCCGCCTCGACGGTTACCTCATCGGCCGGGCCGAGATCGCCGACCACCTCACCACCGCGTTCGCGCGCATTCCCGGCCTCGCGGTCACGCCGATGCCCGATGGAGTGATCCCGTCCTGGTACGGGCTGACACTCACGTACCACCCCGAACAGCTCGGGGGCCTCGGACTCAAGCGCTTTCACCAGGCCCTGATCGCCGAGGGCGCCATCGAGTTCGACCGGCCCGGCTCCACGTGCCCCATGAATCAGCTGCCGCTCTACCAGAGCCCGGCCGTGCTGTTCCCCGGCCATCCGGGCTCCCACCGGCGGTACGGGAACGGGGATTTCCCAGTTGCCGAGCACGCCCACGCGCACACGCTCAAGCTGCCGGTCTGGCATCGTGAACAGGATCGTCCGCTGGCCGAGCAGTACGTCCTCGCGGCCGTCAAAGTGAGTGAGCACTACAAGGAGTTGCTGTGA
- a CDS encoding NUDIX domain-containing protein — MTSPFADPSFAPRLLSNAQKAEVTRFVVAAVITDGDRVLLLRRPAGDFMPGLWELPSGKVEAGEGFEEALRREAEEETGLRIHQVGAYLGQFDYLSGSGALTRQLTFEVTVEKTAPIALTEHDDHTWADRRALPGVSDAVRQLITR, encoded by the coding sequence GTGACGTCCCCCTTTGCCGATCCCTCGTTCGCTCCGCGACTGCTCTCCAATGCTCAGAAGGCCGAGGTCACCCGTTTCGTCGTCGCCGCTGTCATCACGGACGGCGACCGGGTTCTCCTGCTCCGGCGGCCGGCCGGCGACTTCATGCCGGGCCTGTGGGAGCTGCCGTCCGGAAAGGTCGAGGCGGGCGAGGGTTTCGAGGAGGCCCTGCGACGGGAGGCGGAGGAGGAGACCGGCCTGAGAATCCACCAGGTCGGTGCCTATCTGGGTCAGTTCGACTACCTCTCCGGGAGCGGCGCCCTGACCCGTCAGCTCACCTTCGAGGTCACTGTCGAGAAGACCGCGCCGATCGCCCTCACCGAGCACGACGACCACACCTGGGCCGACCGTCGCGCGCTCCCCGGTGTCAGCGACGCGGTCCGGCAACTGATCACCCGCTGA
- a CDS encoding helix-turn-helix transcriptional regulator — MDDPIRHPLAYARQLRGGLSQSGLAARMDQAARRQGLRSGADKQAVSKWENWIKEPNRDSQFLIAEALKVPIGHVELLGWPYWLPGYDSPSPLGSAHTVRALREAQRTAMDRRNFMTFGAVALAGLSAQWATVEPDRLSTALDGKRVDPELVDWLERTTARLTSLPTEQRQHTAKLMDAHLATVTDLIAPGNYSEATGRRLHLLAASLAGTCGWHRFDQGRHYAAGKHWNAALTSAHAARDRDLGAGVLSDFAYQSIWLSDPAAAVEPLSQALIHTGHPTARSLLHLRRARAHAALGASSDCHRDLAAAETALLTDAVDPAPRWCSWMSTADLAVDSGRCMLDLGRTDEAHARIGEGMRQLPRSRDKTRGIFLTYEARSLLRAREVEQALAATNESLDLATRVGADRCVGLVRELAPAFQRYREVDGVPEFLERMREA; from the coding sequence GTGGACGACCCGATCCGGCACCCTCTCGCGTACGCCCGCCAACTGCGCGGCGGCCTCTCGCAGTCAGGACTGGCCGCCCGCATGGATCAGGCCGCTCGTCGGCAGGGGCTTCGCTCGGGCGCGGACAAGCAGGCCGTCAGCAAGTGGGAGAACTGGATCAAGGAGCCCAACCGGGACTCCCAGTTCCTCATCGCCGAGGCCCTCAAGGTTCCGATCGGCCATGTTGAGCTGCTGGGTTGGCCCTACTGGCTTCCGGGCTACGACTCCCCGTCGCCCCTGGGCTCCGCGCACACCGTCCGAGCACTCCGAGAGGCCCAGAGGACAGCGATGGATCGCCGCAACTTCATGACCTTCGGCGCTGTCGCGCTGGCCGGCCTCTCGGCCCAGTGGGCCACGGTCGAACCCGACCGGCTCAGCACTGCCCTTGACGGCAAGCGCGTCGACCCGGAACTGGTCGACTGGTTGGAGAGAACCACGGCGAGACTCACGTCCCTGCCGACCGAACAGCGCCAGCACACAGCGAAGCTGATGGACGCACACCTCGCCACCGTCACCGACCTCATCGCACCCGGCAACTACTCCGAGGCCACCGGCAGGCGGCTGCACCTCCTGGCCGCGTCACTGGCCGGCACCTGCGGCTGGCATCGCTTCGACCAGGGGCGGCACTATGCGGCGGGCAAACACTGGAACGCCGCTCTGACAAGCGCGCACGCCGCTCGTGATCGTGACCTCGGCGCCGGGGTGCTGTCCGACTTCGCATACCAGTCCATCTGGCTGAGCGACCCGGCTGCGGCCGTCGAACCGCTCAGCCAGGCTCTGATCCACACCGGGCACCCCACCGCCCGGTCCCTGCTCCACCTCCGCCGAGCCCGGGCTCACGCCGCGCTCGGGGCGAGTTCGGACTGCCACCGCGACCTGGCCGCCGCCGAGACCGCGCTGCTGACCGACGCCGTGGACCCGGCGCCCCGCTGGTGCTCGTGGATGAGCACGGCGGACCTGGCCGTGGATTCCGGCCGGTGCATGCTGGATCTCGGCCGCACCGACGAGGCGCATGCCCGGATCGGCGAGGGCATGCGCCAGCTGCCCCGGTCCCGCGACAAGACGCGCGGGATCTTTCTCACCTACGAGGCCCGCAGCCTTTTGCGGGCGCGCGAGGTGGAACAGGCGCTGGCCGCCACCAACGAATCCCTCGATCTCGCCACCCGTGTCGGAGCTGATCGGTGTGTCGGCCTCGTCCGTGAGCTTGCCCCGGCGTTCCAGCGGTATCGGGAGGTCGACGGAGTGCCGGAGTTCCTGGAACGCATGCGGGAAGCCTGA
- a CDS encoding Gfo/Idh/MocA family protein — MKRRAAVIGLGRQALEDHLPGLLGSSRAELVAVCDSDPGALRSEREARQVPAFARAADLLDTVKPDFVIVAVPHHAGRAVIEECASRGVHVLKEKPFATSPEEARELAAICRRQSVELMVTLQRRFDPIYHSVVQLLDQIGTPFLIDAQYTFHTDDPGAGWRGDVSRAGGGCIIDMGYHLVDLLLWYFGMPSRVMADFSTAALPDGGYDAEDTAVIQLGYESGLYGTVLLSRWMAPKSERLHVVGTRGSVLLTKGQVRRLALDGTVVEELTRPYAPAGAATAQIDHFCRVLDGERPNVSGPEQHLAHAAFIASCYRSKTAGRYVDPRGMM, encoded by the coding sequence ATGAAACGACGTGCGGCGGTCATCGGCCTCGGCCGCCAGGCGCTCGAAGACCACCTGCCCGGCCTGCTCGGCTCCAGCAGGGCCGAGCTGGTCGCGGTCTGCGACAGCGATCCTGGCGCCCTTCGCAGCGAGCGGGAAGCCCGCCAGGTTCCGGCGTTCGCCCGCGCCGCCGATCTGCTGGACACGGTGAAGCCGGACTTCGTGATCGTCGCGGTCCCGCACCACGCGGGCCGGGCCGTGATCGAGGAGTGCGCTTCAAGGGGCGTGCACGTACTCAAGGAAAAGCCGTTCGCCACCTCCCCGGAGGAGGCCCGCGAGTTGGCGGCGATATGCCGGCGGCAGTCGGTGGAGCTGATGGTCACGCTCCAGAGGCGCTTCGACCCGATCTATCACTCGGTGGTGCAGTTACTCGACCAGATCGGTACCCCGTTCCTGATCGACGCCCAGTACACGTTCCATACCGACGACCCCGGCGCCGGGTGGCGCGGAGACGTGAGCCGGGCCGGCGGCGGCTGCATCATCGACATGGGCTACCACCTGGTCGATCTGCTCCTGTGGTACTTCGGCATGCCCAGCCGTGTCATGGCCGACTTCTCCACGGCCGCACTGCCCGACGGCGGCTACGACGCCGAGGACACCGCTGTCATCCAACTGGGCTACGAATCCGGGCTTTACGGCACGGTGCTGCTGTCGCGCTGGATGGCGCCCAAGTCGGAAAGGCTGCATGTTGTGGGCACGCGTGGCTCGGTGCTGCTGACCAAGGGGCAGGTCCGGCGCCTCGCCCTGGACGGCACGGTCGTCGAGGAGCTGACCCGACCGTACGCCCCTGCCGGCGCGGCCACCGCCCAGATCGACCACTTCTGCCGGGTCCTGGACGGTGAACGGCCCAACGTGTCCGGCCCCGAGCAACACCTCGCCCATGCCGCCTTCATCGCCTCCTGCTACCGGTCGAAGACGGCCGGGCGCTATGTCGACCCGAGAGGAATGATGTGA